A window of the Streptomyces griseochromogenes genome harbors these coding sequences:
- a CDS encoding SAM-dependent methyltransferase, translating to MERPAWAPRSIDISVPSVSRIYDYYLGGSHNFEVDREAARKAMEFMPGLPKIMQANRAFMRRAVRFAAEEGIDQFLDIGSGIPTFGNVHEVARAAVPGAHVVYVDHDPVAVAHSQAVLEGNESADVIAADLRKPQEILSSPQLEHLIDLNRPVALLLVAILHFVEDADDPYGAVAELREALAPGSLLILTHASYEGIPLPPERAEGAVDVYRDIRNPLIMRSRDEIARFFEGYDMVEPGLVPMPHWRPESEPEDEDPYAFSGFAGVGRTA from the coding sequence ATGGAGCGTCCCGCCTGGGCGCCACGGAGCATCGACATCTCGGTGCCGAGCGTCTCGCGTATCTACGACTACTACCTGGGCGGATCGCACAATTTCGAGGTGGACCGGGAAGCGGCCCGCAAGGCAATGGAGTTCATGCCGGGCCTGCCGAAGATCATGCAGGCCAACCGGGCGTTCATGCGCCGGGCCGTGCGCTTCGCGGCAGAGGAGGGCATCGACCAGTTCCTCGACATCGGCTCCGGCATCCCGACGTTCGGCAACGTCCACGAGGTGGCCCGGGCCGCCGTACCGGGCGCACACGTCGTCTACGTCGACCACGATCCGGTGGCGGTCGCGCACAGCCAGGCGGTGCTGGAGGGGAACGAGAGCGCCGATGTGATCGCCGCCGACCTGCGCAAGCCCCAGGAGATCCTCTCCAGTCCGCAACTGGAGCACCTCATCGACCTGAATCGGCCAGTGGCCCTGCTCCTCGTTGCCATACTGCATTTCGTGGAAGACGCGGACGACCCGTACGGTGCGGTGGCGGAACTGCGCGAGGCGCTGGCGCCCGGCAGCCTGCTGATCCTCACCCATGCCTCGTACGAGGGAATCCCGTTGCCACCGGAGCGAGCCGAGGGCGCGGTAGACGTATACAGGGACATTCGCAACCCGCTGATCATGCGCTCGCGCGACGAGATCGCGCGGTTCTTCGAGGGGTACGACATGGTGGAACCCGGACTGGTGCCGATGCCGCACTGGCGCCCGGAGTCGGAGCCGGAGGACGAGGATCCGTATGCCTTCTCCGGATTCGCCGGCGTGGGGCGTACGGCGTGA
- a CDS encoding putative bifunctional diguanylate cyclase/phosphodiesterase: protein MSAEPDGPEGRLRRLTTIWSRSLFPVTSTSRTRAEFEEELLPLARRLSGLLRARSFDAEEAKAVGAALVEAHCTDPEALTRTLDCVDAYLVLYCGEDGPQDELRMRSSRLQHAMAAGYAQALRERTLSEQEAIAQAALRAQGVVAQALHASEARFRAVFEGAAIGIGIADLDGNVLQVNGALLRMFGLSAQTLRGRRVLDWTHPEDAPQTWKLYDELVRGEREHYHVEKAFNRPDGTVLWTNLTVSLLRDADGNPQYQLALMEDTTERRLLHLRLRYEATHDALTGLPNRTLFFERLEKVLGAGEGQRFGLCYLDLDGFKTINDSLGHAAGDRLLVEVADRLQSCATAPGEMVARLGGDEFVALTTGPGTERKVDELAERIMNALITPVSIDGRDLLVRGSLGIVEGPAGERTAAEVLRSADITMYRAKSAGGNRSELADPEADARAITRHGLTTALPTALERGEFFIEYQPLVHLGDGSVRGAEALVRWLHPQHGVLGPDRFIPLAEHTGLIVPLGRWVLEESIRQAREWRERYGEETTAGPLRINVNLSPCQLSHPGLVQDTVDILERSGVTPDALCLEVTESALIGADDDLLKPLRRLAEMGVDIALDDFGTGYSNLANLRRLPVSILKLDRSFTRGMQQFPADPVDLKIVEGIVSLAHSLDLAVTVEGVETGAQAEQLRILGCDTAQGWYYARPGPPERLHDLALVDANG from the coding sequence GTGAGCGCGGAACCGGACGGGCCCGAGGGCAGACTGCGCCGGCTGACGACGATCTGGAGCCGGTCCCTCTTCCCGGTCACCTCCACGTCCCGCACCCGCGCCGAGTTCGAGGAGGAACTCCTCCCGCTCGCACGCCGGTTGAGCGGCCTGCTGCGGGCCCGCAGCTTCGACGCCGAGGAGGCCAAGGCGGTCGGCGCCGCCCTGGTCGAGGCGCACTGCACCGACCCCGAGGCGCTCACCCGCACCCTGGACTGCGTCGACGCCTATCTGGTGCTCTACTGCGGCGAGGACGGCCCCCAGGACGAACTGCGCATGCGGTCCTCGCGGTTGCAGCACGCCATGGCCGCCGGGTACGCGCAGGCGCTGCGCGAGCGCACGCTGTCCGAGCAGGAGGCCATCGCCCAGGCCGCGCTGCGGGCCCAGGGCGTGGTGGCGCAGGCGCTGCACGCCAGCGAGGCCCGGTTCCGCGCCGTCTTCGAGGGCGCGGCCATAGGTATCGGCATCGCCGATCTGGACGGCAACGTACTCCAGGTCAACGGGGCCCTGCTGCGCATGTTCGGACTCTCCGCACAGACCCTGCGCGGCCGCAGGGTCCTCGACTGGACCCACCCCGAGGACGCTCCGCAGACCTGGAAGCTCTACGACGAGCTGGTGCGCGGCGAGCGTGAGCACTACCACGTGGAGAAGGCCTTCAACCGGCCCGACGGCACCGTCCTGTGGACCAACTTGACGGTCTCCCTGCTGCGCGATGCCGACGGCAACCCGCAGTACCAGCTCGCGCTCATGGAGGACACCACCGAGCGGCGCCTGCTCCACCTCCGGCTGCGCTACGAGGCCACGCACGACGCGCTCACCGGACTGCCCAACCGAACATTGTTCTTCGAGCGCCTGGAGAAGGTGCTGGGCGCGGGCGAGGGGCAGCGCTTCGGCCTGTGCTACCTCGACCTGGACGGCTTCAAGACCATCAACGACAGCCTCGGCCACGCCGCAGGCGACCGGCTGCTGGTGGAGGTCGCCGACCGGCTCCAGTCCTGCGCGACCGCGCCCGGCGAGATGGTCGCCCGGCTCGGCGGCGACGAGTTCGTGGCCCTGACCACGGGGCCCGGCACCGAGCGCAAGGTCGACGAACTCGCCGAACGCATCATGAACGCGCTGATCACCCCGGTCAGCATCGACGGCCGGGACCTGCTGGTGCGCGGCAGCCTCGGCATCGTGGAGGGCCCGGCGGGCGAACGCACCGCCGCGGAGGTCCTGCGCAGCGCCGACATCACCATGTACCGGGCCAAGTCGGCGGGCGGCAACCGCTCGGAACTCGCCGACCCCGAGGCCGACGCCCGCGCGATCACCCGGCACGGCCTCACCACCGCCCTGCCGACGGCCCTGGAGCGCGGCGAGTTCTTCATCGAGTACCAGCCTCTGGTCCATCTCGGCGACGGCAGCGTACGCGGCGCCGAGGCGCTCGTGCGCTGGCTGCACCCGCAGCACGGTGTCCTCGGACCCGACCGCTTCATCCCGCTCGCCGAGCACACCGGCCTGATCGTCCCGCTCGGCCGCTGGGTCCTGGAGGAGTCCATCCGTCAGGCTCGTGAATGGCGAGAACGCTACGGCGAGGAGACGACCGCGGGGCCGCTGCGCATCAACGTCAACCTGTCGCCCTGCCAGCTCAGCCATCCCGGCCTGGTCCAGGACACGGTGGACATCCTCGAACGTTCGGGCGTCACCCCGGACGCCCTCTGCCTGGAGGTCACCGAGTCGGCCCTGATCGGCGCCGACGACGATCTGCTCAAACCCCTGCGCCGGCTCGCCGAGATGGGCGTCGACATCGCCCTGGACGACTTCGGCACCGGCTACTCCAACCTCGCCAACCTGCGCCGCCTCCCGGTGAGCATCCTCAAACTGGACCGCTCCTTCACCCGGGGCATGCAGCAGTTCCCGGCCGATCCCGTCGACCTGAAGATCGTCGAGGGCATCGTTTCCCTGGCCCACAGCCTCGACCTGGCGGTGACCGTGGAGGGCGTGGAGACGGGAGCCCAGGCCGAACAACTCCGCATACTGGGCTGCGACACGGCCCAGGGCTGGTACTACGCGAGGCCGGGCCCACCGGAGAGACTGCACGACTTGGCTTTGGTGGACGCGAACGGCTGA
- a CDS encoding LysR family transcriptional regulator, whose protein sequence is MQFQQLQYFVAVAETRHFTRAAELVHVAQPSLSQQIKALERELGADLFLRARGNITLTDAGEALLPLARRILADADTARHEVQELVQLRRGRVRLGATPSLCTGLLPDVLRAFHDRYPGIQLLIEEGGSHDLVRELARGALDLALVVLPLPTPAPALTTVELLREDLVVVSSPEVRAPGRGGRVVEIGDLEGERLVMFRHGYDLRELTVAACRSAGFEPEFAVEGGEMDAVLGFVRAGLGVAVVPRMVASRSGRGLRVTPLARPGLHRTIALAHRSDVAPPRAARELQRMLLER, encoded by the coding sequence ATGCAGTTCCAGCAGCTCCAGTACTTCGTGGCCGTCGCCGAGACCCGGCACTTCACCCGGGCCGCCGAGCTCGTCCATGTCGCCCAGCCCTCCCTCTCCCAGCAGATCAAGGCGCTGGAGCGGGAGCTGGGCGCCGACCTGTTCCTGCGCGCCCGGGGCAACATCACGCTCACCGACGCGGGCGAGGCCCTGCTGCCGCTGGCCCGCCGGATCCTGGCCGACGCGGACACGGCCCGGCACGAGGTGCAGGAACTGGTGCAGCTGCGGCGGGGACGGGTGCGGCTGGGGGCGACGCCGAGCCTGTGCACGGGCCTGCTGCCCGATGTCCTGCGCGCCTTCCACGACCGCTACCCCGGCATCCAGCTGCTGATCGAGGAGGGCGGGTCGCACGACCTCGTACGGGAGCTGGCGCGCGGAGCCCTGGATCTCGCCCTGGTCGTGCTGCCGCTGCCGACGCCCGCGCCCGCGCTGACGACGGTGGAGCTGCTGCGGGAGGATCTCGTGGTGGTGTCCTCACCCGAGGTGCGGGCACCGGGGCGGGGTGGCCGGGTGGTCGAGATCGGGGATCTGGAGGGCGAGCGCCTCGTGATGTTCCGGCACGGCTACGACCTGCGCGAACTGACGGTGGCCGCGTGTCGCTCCGCCGGGTTCGAGCCGGAGTTCGCCGTGGAGGGGGGCGAGATGGACGCGGTACTGGGGTTTGTGCGGGCGGGGCTCGGTGTCGCTGTGGTGCCGCGGATGGTCGCCAGTCGGTCCGGGCGGGGGCTGCGGGTCACTCCGTTGGCTCGGCCGGGGCTGCATCGCACCATCGCGCTGGCTCATCGCAGTGATGTGGCTCCGCCTCGGGCCGCTCGGGAGTTGCAGCGGATGTTGCTTGAGCGGTGA